In Papaver somniferum cultivar HN1 chromosome 1, ASM357369v1, whole genome shotgun sequence, a genomic segment contains:
- the LOC113357929 gene encoding putative invertase inhibitor: MSPPTFSSLALFPIFIIFLLGSFNNHCVNGDLIVDVCKSASKSDPGLKYDFCVASLVGNPASKDADLLGLGEISLQKYLQNATSILSNIYKILEGRKQGPDPKSYARPLESCFLEYGVIINFVKVATEGFEAKDYGKANNLMRVLELVVKKLSRKVVCAQQ; the protein is encoded by the coding sequence ATGAGTCCTCCAACATTCTCATCACTCGCCCTCTTTCCAATCTTCATAATTTTTCTCCTTGGCTCCTTTAATAATCATTGTGTAAATGGTGATTTAATCGTTGATGTATGTAAGAGTGCATCAAAAAGTGATCCAGGGCTCAAGTATGATTTTTGTGTTGCATCTCTTGTAGGGAACCCTGCAAGTAAAGATGCTGATCTTTTGGGGCTTGGAGAAATATCGCTTCAAAAATATCTACAAAATGCAACATCTATTCTATCGAATATTTATAAAATCTTGGAAGGCCGAAAACAAGGACCAGATCCAAAGTCATACGCACGCCCTCTAGAGTCTTGTTTTTTGGAGTACGGGGTTATTATAAATTTTGTTAAAGTTGCTACCGAAGGTTTTGAAGCTAAAGATTATGGTAAAGCTAATAATCTCATGAGGGTTCTGGAACTGGTTGTGAAAAAACTTTCAAGAAAAGTGGTGTGCGCTCAACAATGA